In Helianthus annuus cultivar XRQ/B chromosome 3, HanXRQr2.0-SUNRISE, whole genome shotgun sequence, a single window of DNA contains:
- the LOC118490108 gene encoding 23 kDa jasmonate-induced protein-like: protein MATNVFGNPVREGTRTERALEALNNPNVDGKRDEALAYVRQLKANWGNGVSTLGIFYNATGETLTFTQEHSSYGQIEGPYPTRVQNGQWGAFFHTKKPVVASGSVAFVVYRVRVDDTIVCNPLIAWSVPWSQVSYNNQAYCDIFEEGKVDTPDAVYRKMESVDSRQEVSIKFGMMVTSQIETGTSPVYEAEFTREDVALIKRKTADQQDVEASVST, encoded by the exons ATGGCTACCAATGTGTTCGGCAATCCTGTGAGAGAGGGAACTAGGACGGAGAGAGCACTCGAGGCTTTAAACAATCCAAACGTAGATGGAAAGCGTGATGAGGCGCTAGCCTATGTTAGGCAACTAAAAGCAAACTGGGGGAATGGAGTTTCCACACTAGGTATCTTTTATAATGCTACTGGTGAGACTTTAACTTTTACTCAAGAACACTCGTCGTATGGGCAGATCGAGGGTCCGTATCCCACCAGGGTACAGAATGGCCAGTGGGGTGCGTTTTTTCATACCAAAAAACCTGTTGTGGCTTCTGGCTCTGTTGCGTTTGTGGTATATCGCGTCAGGGTCGATGATACAATAGTCTGCAACCCGCTAATTGCTTGGTCAGTCCCGTGGAGCCAAGTGAGCTATAATAATCAG GCCTACTGTGACATCTTTGAGGAGGGAAAGGTCGATACACCCGACGCGGTCTACCGCAAGATGGAGAGCGTTGATAGCCGACAAGAAGTTTCTATTAAGTTTGGAATGATGGTGACATCACAAATTGAGACGGGCACTTCTCCAGTGTACGAAGCAGAATTCACCCGTGAAGATGTTGCACTGATCAAGAGAAAAACTGCAGATCAACAGGATGTTGAAGCTTCAGTATCTACTTAA
- the LOC110928506 gene encoding probable LRR receptor-like serine/threonine-protein kinase At4g29180, whose translation MVFFIHLFLLCVTARFIHVHAQIQTGYISIDCGSQENFNYVDLDTGISYTSDGSFVNTGINKNISSEYAYPNNLYLPQPLSDLRSFPQGDKNCYTLRPNGGKSSLNLIRATFMYGNYDGENKLPEFDLYLGVHLWLSVKFKNSSDVVTTEIISVALEDTFSVCLVNVGLGVPFISGLELRPLDGSIYKTDTKKFVPLVLFERFDIGYTNGSGRYSSDVYDRIWSPYNSPSWDSLRTSIDIDTSGDGYRAPNEVMQTGSTPKNGTESLEFSWSVSDPKARFYIYLYFADLVVLRRNQTREFNVSWNEFQLFGSVRPRAYYASTFYNLRPLVGNEHNISIKKSGSANVPPILNAIEIYRVLESSELATFSRDVDAVENIRTTYKINRNWVGDPCGPKNYSWEGIICNYTNSNPPRIIFMNLSASDLTGQIAASIANLSSLETLDLSNNSLTGPIPDFLEKLSLLKLLDLRGNQLSGYIPKSLLERSRTGLLKLSVDSRNLCDSGSCKNKSKKKILIPIIASLLSLLVVLLPLIIFWRIKRKQKSSKESSNEEVRSIESNNKQFTYAEVANMTNNFQTAIGKGGFGSVYLGTLKNGKQVAVKLLSESSSQGYNEFQNEAELLMRVHHRNLASFVGYSHDNNRMALVYEYMANGNLKSYISDRNIHPLS comes from the exons ATGGTATTCTTCATTCATTTGTTTCTGTTATGTGTTACTGCACGGTTCATTCATGTTCATGCACAGATTCAAACAG GTTATATAAGCATTGATTGTGGGTCACAGGAAAATTTCAATTATGTCGATCTTGATACGGGTATAAGTTACACATCCGACGGGTCGTTTGTGAACACCGGAATCAATAAAAACATTTCATCCGAATATGCATATCCAAACAACCTATATCTTCCTCAGCCTCTTTCAGATCTTAGAAGCTTTCCACAAGGGGATAAAAACTGTTACACTTTAAGACCCAATGGCGGAAAGTCGAGTTTAAATCTAATTCGAGCTACTTTCATGTACGGAAATTACGATGGCGAAAACAAGTTACCCGAGTTTGATCTTTATCTTGGTGTACATCTTTGGTTATCGGTTAAGTTCAAAAACTCTTCGGATGTCGTTACTACGGAGATCATTAGTGTTGCTTTAGAAGATACTTTTAGTGTCTGTCTTGTAAATGTAGGACTTGGGGTTCCGTTCATATCCGGGTTAGAGTTAAGGCCGCTAGATGGGTCGATTTACAAAACCGACACTAAAAAATTCGTACCGTTAGTTTTGTTCGAAAGATTTGATATTGGATATACTAATGGGTCGGGTCGATATTCTAGCGATGTTTATGATCGAATTTGGTCTCCTTACAATTCTCCATCATGGGATTCGCTACGTACGTCTATAGATATAGATACAAGTGGAGATGGTTATCGTGCGCCGAATGAAGTCATGCAAACGGGCTCCACACCGAAAAATGGAACTGAATCTTTGGAGTTTAGTTGGAGTGTTTCTGACCCGAAAGCCCGATTTTACATTTACTTATACTTTGCGGATTTGGTTGTGTTGCGGAGGAATCAAACCAGAGAGTTTAACGTATCTTGGAATGAATTTCAACTTTTTGGAAGTGTGAGACCTCGAGCTTACTATGCATCTACGTTTTATAATTTGAGACCGTTGGTGGGAAACGAGCATAACATTTCTATTAAGAAGAGTGGTAGTGCGAATGTTCCGCCCATTTTAAATGCTATTGAGATTTATCGGGTTCTAGAGTCCAGCGAATTGGCGACATTCAGTAGAGACG TTGATGCTGTAGAAAACATTAGAACAACGTATAAAATAAACAGAAATTGGGTAGGAGATCCTTGTGGCCCAAAGAACTACTCATGGGAAGGTATTATTTGCAATTACACAAATTCAAATCCTCCTAGAATCATATTCAT GAATCTTTCCGCAAGTGACTTAACCGGGCAAATAGCTGCTTCCATAGCCAATCTTTCATCTCTAGAAACATT GGATCTATCTAATAATAGTTTGACTGGGCCAATACCCGATTTTCTGGAAAAGCTTTCACTTTTGAAGTTACT GGATTTAAGGGGAAATCAATTATCTGGCTATATACCAAAGTCTCTCTTGGAAAGATCAAGAACTGGATTACTCAAATTAAG TGTGGATAGCCGAAACCTTTGTGACTCGGGATCATGCAAAAATAAGAGCAAGAAGAAGATCTTGATTCCGATAATTGCATCACTGCTATCATTGTTGGTGGTCTTACTTCCATTGATCATCTTTTGGAGAATTAAAAGGAAACAAAAATCCT CGAAAGAAAGCTCAAATGAAGAAGTAAGAAGCATAGAATCCAACAACAAGCAGTTTACCTATGCTGAGGTGGCAAACATGACTAATAATTTCCAAACAGCCATCGGAAAAGGAGGATTTGGAAGCGTTTACCTTGGGACTTTGAAAAACGGCAAACAAGTTGCAGTCAAGTTACTCTCTGAGTCATCTTCTCAAGGATATAATGAATTCCAAAATGAG GCTGAGCTCTTGATGAGGGTTCATCACAGGAATTTGGCCTCATTTGTGGGATATTCTCATGATAATAACAGAATGGCGCTTGTATACGAGTACATGGCTAATGGTAACCTCAAAAGTTATATATCAG ACAGAAATATCCACCCGTTGAGCTGA